A DNA window from Allokutzneria albata contains the following coding sequences:
- a CDS encoding FcoT family thioesterase, translating into MGDLVLERVLRPYKVDCRYLVSADLDGDAGARGDFVIPESCYIDDTGHFNSVEFNICYNQLVYYLMARAVRDGTMPDFAMWTLEDYWRKQLPDILIASFESRFKRPINARRFSGEVVIGDVRYRAATRPMLLAPTEVRFWDDDGGAAQGKVLLAIMEPPRA; encoded by the coding sequence ATGGGCGACCTGGTGCTGGAGCGCGTGCTCCGTCCGTACAAAGTGGACTGCCGCTACCTGGTCTCCGCCGATCTGGACGGGGACGCGGGCGCGCGCGGTGACTTCGTCATCCCCGAGTCCTGCTACATCGACGACACCGGGCACTTCAACTCGGTGGAGTTCAACATCTGCTACAACCAGCTCGTCTACTACCTGATGGCGCGGGCTGTGCGGGACGGCACGATGCCCGACTTCGCCATGTGGACGCTGGAGGACTACTGGCGCAAGCAGCTGCCGGACATCCTCATCGCCTCCTTCGAGTCCCGCTTCAAGCGGCCGATCAACGCGCGCCGGTTCTCCGGCGAGGTCGTGATCGGCGACGTCCGCTACCGGGCGGCGACCCGCCCCATGCTGCTGGCCCCCACCGAAGTCCGGTTCTGGGACGACGACGGCGGCGCGGCGCAGGGCAAGGTCCTCCTGGCGATCATGGAGCCGCCGCGTGCGTGA
- a CDS encoding ABC transporter substrate-binding protein: MQFKRTALALVFLAIAGCGTSTGAAQQPPAPGYPVTVSNCGKDITVQRPPSRTVVMNGGSVAEVSTLVALGLGDRIVANSQSYGASDEPGRAEAIAKLPTGGIKLNDQMDIPREAMLGLRPDFVLATYGGGFDGSRGFATREDLGAIGANTYVPAKMCGTGGKQTVEDSYEMIRDLGRIYGVSDRAERLIEDSRRRIAQVEARVKDKQKPRVMLIIPGMDMGAGDFSSVGAQGIWNDIIARAGGVNAFADSAPQLFANLSKEQLAAAQLDAVIIVNYQNPDPNASATKLYDQFPQWAAAKAKRHVVLSDSIYFGPNNATAVERIAALLHPAQ, from the coding sequence ATGCAGTTCAAGCGCACCGCATTGGCACTGGTGTTCCTCGCCATCGCCGGGTGTGGCACATCCACGGGTGCGGCGCAACAGCCACCGGCGCCGGGCTACCCGGTGACGGTCTCCAACTGCGGCAAGGACATCACCGTCCAACGCCCGCCGAGCCGGACCGTGGTGATGAACGGCGGATCGGTCGCCGAAGTGTCCACATTGGTCGCATTGGGGCTCGGGGACCGCATCGTGGCCAACTCGCAGTCCTACGGCGCCTCGGACGAGCCCGGCCGCGCCGAGGCCATCGCCAAGCTGCCGACCGGCGGGATCAAGCTCAACGACCAGATGGACATCCCGCGCGAGGCGATGCTCGGTCTGCGGCCGGACTTCGTGCTCGCGACCTACGGCGGCGGCTTCGACGGGAGCCGCGGCTTCGCCACCCGGGAGGACCTGGGCGCGATCGGCGCGAACACCTACGTGCCCGCGAAGATGTGCGGCACCGGTGGGAAGCAGACCGTCGAGGACAGCTACGAGATGATCCGCGACCTCGGCCGGATCTACGGCGTCAGCGACCGGGCCGAGCGGCTGATCGAGGACTCGCGGCGCCGGATCGCGCAGGTCGAGGCGCGGGTGAAGGACAAGCAGAAGCCGCGGGTCATGCTGATCATCCCCGGCATGGACATGGGCGCCGGCGACTTCAGCTCGGTCGGCGCTCAGGGGATCTGGAACGACATCATCGCGCGGGCGGGCGGGGTGAACGCGTTCGCCGACAGCGCACCGCAGCTGTTCGCCAACCTGAGCAAGGAACAGCTGGCCGCCGCCCAGCTCGATGCCGTGATCATCGTGAACTACCAGAACCCCGATCCCAACGCCTCCGCGACCAAGCTCTACGACCAGTTCCCGCAGTGGGCGGCGGCGAAGGCGAAGCGGCACGTGGTGCTGTCCGACTCCATCTACTTCGGACCGAACAACGCCACCGCCGTCGAGCGGATCGCCGCGTTGCTCCACCCCGCCCAGTGA
- a CDS encoding AMP-binding protein — translation MSLTPHQVRADIAEFLLMEPEELADDLDLYDAGLDSVRMLTIVDRWREYGVDVSFAELMEKPTVADWWSMLSVSRERSRTQQELTPAQQGILAAQLLDPVSPAYNTGEYVEIRGPIDSGVFERALQHVMEDIGGPQWTFQEGQFSAEDALEWMRRDLATPVDIESGPLFGHALFQVDDETFLWYHRVHHIALDGYGVAIVARRIAEVYSALVEGRTPAPHRFGTPADIVEPVTDSRQYWLDYLEDCPPAVSFADGTGLPSRHFHRVRARAEAKSDLVVAAVAAYLSHMSGTEEVVLGLPVLNRPDSAALSVPCTVLNAIPLRLRVDTDDLAVLAGRAAQDLRRSLPHQHYRFEQLRRDIGLHKRLFGPVVNVMPFDYDFTFAGAECQAHNLSAGPVEDIAVNVYDRRDGAGIEVVIDGNPDRYSVEDLERHLDGVLGFLGGQRSVLDGGPLPAVRSVAELIREQDPQAVAIECGDQRLTYGELVAATEPVVQVKPTRDVDTVAKIVGAVLSGSAYVPFEEALPDIDFDDPAYVIQTSGSTGRPRSVVIGHSALNAFVAAAIERYDLRATDRVLQFAPLNFDASVEEIFPVLCVGGTLVLRTEAMTESPQALLRACAERRITVLDLPTAYWHELAFAMPPLPGSLRTVIIGGEAALPERVERWHRAQPHARLINTYGPTEATVVATAADLVDGGGVPIGRPLSGVRAIVADADGKPLPVGVPGELWLAGAGLALGYLGEPELTAERFRDLDGERAYRTGDRVRLGRDGQLYHLGRFDDEIKISGHRVSPAAVEAVLSRHPAVRAAMVTAQARPDGTKVLAAQVVTDLRDHLRDHLPAAVVPSVIELVDALPRNRSGKLDRASANHGTVLGIMRHVLGRPDLSTEDDFFESGGQSLQTIQVANRVGAALGVEVPATLVFQHPTAGGLARALEGREERSDGSVEADAVLDRDILPGPAGERSGRILLTGATGFVGRHLLAELREATDAEIICLARPDYDLTKPWLGLDAARWQDLARVDAIYHCAAEVSLLRGYGSVRAVNVEGTRSLLRLAAARAPSRFHYVSTVSVLGEHRTGYQQSKWVAEQLVLEAGRRGLDTTIHRLGRVAGPTLNPHDVLWQLLLKGIPAGVVPRLHHAEPWADAREVAREILAQHGGVHAVLPQSRIVFDDLYAWIADYGYPVEVCSRAEWRARTTDLDPATLALLDLWSDSDATSEEKSTVDRAAVHRLLDHCVAAGLLPAAN, via the coding sequence GTGTCTTTGACGCCGCACCAGGTCCGGGCCGACATCGCCGAGTTCCTGCTGATGGAGCCGGAGGAGCTGGCCGACGACCTCGACCTGTACGACGCCGGGCTGGACTCGGTCCGGATGCTGACGATCGTCGACCGCTGGCGCGAGTACGGCGTGGACGTCAGCTTCGCCGAACTCATGGAGAAGCCCACCGTCGCGGACTGGTGGTCGATGCTGTCGGTCAGCCGGGAAAGGAGCAGGACCCAACAAGAACTCACCCCGGCGCAACAGGGGATTCTGGCCGCACAGCTGCTCGACCCGGTGAGCCCGGCGTACAACACCGGCGAATACGTCGAGATCCGTGGTCCGATCGACTCCGGCGTGTTCGAGCGCGCCCTCCAGCACGTCATGGAGGACATCGGCGGTCCACAGTGGACCTTCCAGGAGGGGCAGTTCTCGGCCGAAGACGCATTGGAGTGGATGCGGCGGGACCTGGCCACACCGGTCGACATCGAGAGCGGACCGCTCTTCGGTCACGCGCTGTTCCAGGTGGATGACGAGACCTTCCTCTGGTATCACCGCGTTCACCACATCGCGCTGGACGGATATGGCGTCGCGATCGTCGCGCGGCGCATCGCAGAGGTCTACAGCGCGCTGGTCGAAGGGCGCACGCCCGCGCCGCACAGGTTCGGCACACCAGCGGACATCGTCGAACCGGTAACGGACTCCCGGCAGTACTGGCTGGACTATCTCGAAGACTGCCCGCCCGCGGTGAGTTTCGCAGACGGAACAGGGTTGCCGTCCCGCCACTTCCACCGGGTCCGCGCGCGGGCGGAGGCGAAGTCGGATCTCGTGGTCGCTGCGGTCGCTGCCTATCTCAGCCACATGAGCGGAACTGAGGAGGTCGTGCTCGGCCTCCCGGTGCTGAACCGCCCGGACTCAGCAGCGTTGAGCGTCCCCTGCACGGTGCTCAACGCGATTCCCTTGCGGCTGCGCGTCGACACTGACGATCTCGCCGTGCTCGCGGGCAGGGCGGCTCAGGACTTGCGGCGGAGCTTGCCGCACCAGCACTACCGTTTCGAACAGCTCCGCCGGGACATCGGTCTGCACAAACGGTTGTTCGGGCCGGTCGTCAACGTGATGCCCTTCGACTACGACTTCACCTTCGCGGGTGCGGAGTGCCAGGCGCACAACCTCTCGGCAGGACCGGTCGAGGACATCGCCGTGAACGTCTACGACCGCCGTGACGGCGCGGGCATCGAGGTCGTGATCGACGGCAATCCGGACCGCTACTCCGTCGAGGACCTGGAACGACACCTCGATGGCGTCCTGGGATTCCTCGGCGGACAACGATCTGTGCTCGACGGAGGACCACTTCCGGCTGTGCGGTCGGTGGCCGAGCTGATTCGCGAGCAGGACCCGCAGGCTGTCGCGATCGAGTGTGGCGATCAGCGGCTCACCTACGGGGAACTCGTTGCGGCCACTGAGCCTGTTGTTCAGGTCAAGCCGACGCGCGACGTCGACACCGTTGCGAAGATCGTCGGCGCGGTTCTCTCGGGGAGCGCCTACGTTCCGTTCGAAGAAGCCTTGCCGGACATCGACTTCGACGATCCGGCGTACGTGATCCAGACGTCCGGATCGACCGGTCGGCCCCGGAGCGTGGTGATCGGGCACAGCGCGCTCAACGCCTTCGTCGCCGCTGCCATCGAGCGCTATGACCTCCGGGCGACCGATCGCGTCCTCCAGTTCGCGCCGCTGAACTTCGACGCGAGCGTTGAGGAGATCTTCCCCGTTCTGTGCGTGGGCGGCACGCTCGTCCTGCGCACCGAAGCGATGACCGAGTCCCCACAGGCACTCTTGCGCGCGTGCGCGGAGCGCCGGATCACCGTGCTCGACCTGCCCACGGCGTATTGGCACGAGTTGGCGTTCGCGATGCCGCCACTGCCGGGCTCACTGCGCACGGTGATCATTGGTGGGGAAGCCGCGCTACCGGAGCGCGTTGAGCGCTGGCACAGGGCCCAACCCCACGCGCGCCTGATCAACACCTACGGGCCCACCGAAGCCACGGTCGTGGCCACGGCGGCTGATCTCGTTGATGGAGGCGGAGTTCCCATCGGTCGACCGCTGTCCGGTGTCAGGGCGATCGTGGCCGACGCGGACGGGAAGCCCCTGCCGGTCGGCGTGCCGGGGGAGCTGTGGCTCGCCGGGGCCGGGCTCGCGCTCGGCTATCTCGGTGAGCCGGAGCTGACCGCGGAACGCTTCCGCGATCTGGACGGTGAGCGCGCGTACCGCACAGGAGATCGAGTCCGACTCGGTCGGGACGGACAGCTCTACCACCTCGGCCGCTTCGACGACGAGATCAAGATCAGCGGGCATCGGGTCTCGCCCGCCGCTGTGGAAGCCGTGCTGTCCCGACACCCCGCGGTCCGGGCGGCGATGGTCACTGCGCAAGCCCGACCTGACGGCACGAAGGTGCTGGCCGCACAGGTGGTGACCGACCTGCGTGATCATCTCCGTGACCATCTGCCCGCGGCCGTCGTCCCGAGCGTGATCGAGCTGGTGGACGCCCTGCCGCGCAACCGCTCCGGCAAGCTCGACCGGGCGTCCGCGAACCACGGCACGGTACTCGGGATCATGAGGCACGTGCTGGGACGACCGGATCTGTCCACTGAGGACGATTTCTTCGAGTCGGGCGGTCAGTCGCTCCAGACGATCCAGGTGGCGAACCGGGTGGGTGCGGCGCTCGGCGTCGAAGTGCCTGCGACCCTCGTGTTCCAGCACCCCACGGCGGGCGGGCTCGCGCGGGCACTCGAAGGACGTGAAGAGCGATCGGATGGGTCCGTGGAGGCCGATGCGGTACTCGATCGCGACATCCTCCCGGGTCCGGCAGGCGAGCGCAGCGGACGCATCCTGCTGACCGGTGCCACGGGATTCGTCGGCCGACACCTGCTCGCGGAGCTGCGGGAAGCCACGGATGCGGAGATCATCTGTCTCGCCAGGCCGGACTACGACCTCACGAAGCCGTGGCTGGGCTTGGATGCGGCGAGATGGCAGGACCTGGCGCGCGTCGACGCGATCTACCACTGCGCGGCCGAGGTCAGCCTGCTGCGGGGATACGGCAGTGTGCGCGCTGTGAACGTTGAAGGCACTCGTTCGCTGCTGCGACTCGCAGCGGCGAGAGCGCCGTCACGGTTCCACTACGTGTCCACCGTGTCCGTCCTCGGTGAGCACCGGACCGGCTACCAGCAGAGCAAGTGGGTGGCCGAGCAGCTCGTCCTCGAAGCGGGACGACGCGGGCTCGACACCACGATCCACCGCCTGGGACGCGTCGCCGGGCCGACACTCAACCCGCACGACGTGCTGTGGCAGCTGCTGCTCAAGGGCATTCCCGCCGGCGTCGTCCCGAGGTTGCACCACGCAGAGCCCTGGGCCGACGCGCGGGAGGTCGCTCGCGAGATCTTGGCTCAGCACGGCGGAGTTCACGCGGTGCTGCCGCAGAGCCGGATCGTGTTCGACGACCTCTACGCGTGGATCGCCGACTACGGCTATCCCGTGGAGGTGTGCTCGCGCGCGGAGTGGCGTGCGCGCACCACCGACCTCGACCCGGCAACTCTCGCCCTGCTCGATCTGTGGTCCGACTCGGACGCGACTTCCGAAGAGAAGTCCACAGTGGATAGAGCAGCCGTGCACCGCCTGCTGGACCACTGCGTCGCCGCAGGTTTGCTACCCGCCGCCAACTAG
- the sigC gene encoding RNA polymerase sigma factor SigC: MSVPEGDDERVTQWALDAGAGDRAALERFIRATQRDVWRFVAHLSDVRSADDLAQETYLRALGSLHRFAARSSARTWLLSIARRVVVDQVRAAVVRPRTAPGVDWAAEADAARSRSTAAGFEDVVELNLLLDGLAEDRREALVLTQVLGLSYAEAAEVCDCPVGTIRSRVARARDDLLELTEQRDTG; encoded by the coding sequence GTGAGTGTGCCGGAGGGTGACGACGAGCGCGTGACGCAGTGGGCGTTGGACGCCGGTGCAGGCGACCGCGCCGCGCTCGAACGGTTCATCCGCGCCACCCAGCGCGACGTGTGGCGGTTCGTCGCCCACCTCTCCGACGTCCGCTCCGCCGACGACCTCGCGCAGGAGACCTACCTGCGCGCCCTCGGCAGCCTGCACCGCTTCGCCGCCCGCTCCTCCGCGCGCACCTGGTTGCTGTCCATCGCCCGCCGCGTCGTCGTCGACCAGGTCCGCGCGGCTGTGGTCCGCCCGCGCACCGCGCCGGGCGTCGACTGGGCGGCCGAGGCCGACGCCGCGCGTTCCCGCAGCACCGCGGCCGGGTTCGAGGACGTGGTCGAGCTGAACCTGCTGCTCGACGGCCTCGCCGAGGACCGCCGCGAGGCGCTGGTGCTGACCCAGGTGCTCGGCCTGTCCTACGCCGAGGCCGCCGAGGTCTGCGACTGCCCGGTGGGCACGATCCGCTCCCGCGTCGCCCGCGCCCGGGACGACCTGCTGGAACTGACCGAGCAGCGCGACACCGGCTGA
- a CDS encoding ATP-binding cassette domain-containing protein yields the protein MIGLIGVGKRYGRGPWVLRGVDLDVGRAELVVLLGVNGSGKSTLMRVLAGIVAPTEGEVGGRGTVGFVPERFPAGLKLSARDYLRHQAAIRGASGSGTQLLERLGFAGDPDRPMAELSKGNAQRVALAQAFVARPALLVLDEPFAGLDEHSRAELCSMIDTAVADGASAVVTDHTGTRSRLAATRTIAVADGSVRVVDTASSGTGAVVLACPPDLHAEVVSLPGVLQSSQGPLVRLEVLGAEVDSVLTAALALGCSVHEVRRTEHAA from the coding sequence GTGATCGGGCTGATCGGCGTCGGCAAGCGCTACGGGCGCGGGCCGTGGGTGCTCAGGGGCGTCGACCTCGACGTCGGGCGCGCGGAACTGGTCGTTCTGCTAGGCGTCAACGGCAGCGGCAAGTCCACCCTGATGCGCGTGCTCGCGGGCATCGTCGCACCCACGGAGGGCGAGGTCGGCGGGCGGGGCACGGTCGGGTTCGTGCCGGAGCGCTTCCCCGCCGGGCTCAAGCTCTCCGCCCGCGACTACCTCCGCCACCAGGCGGCGATCCGCGGCGCCTCCGGCTCCGGCACGCAGCTGCTGGAGCGCCTGGGCTTCGCCGGGGACCCCGACCGCCCCATGGCCGAGCTGTCCAAGGGCAACGCCCAGCGCGTCGCGCTCGCCCAGGCCTTCGTCGCCCGCCCCGCCCTCCTCGTGCTGGACGAGCCCTTCGCCGGCCTCGACGAGCACTCCCGCGCCGAACTCTGCTCGATGATCGACACCGCCGTGGCCGACGGCGCGTCGGCCGTCGTCACCGACCACACCGGCACCCGCTCCCGGCTCGCCGCGACCCGCACGATCGCCGTCGCCGACGGTTCCGTGCGCGTGGTCGACACCGCCTCCAGCGGCACTGGCGCCGTGGTCCTCGCCTGCCCACCCGACCTGCACGCCGAAGTGGTCTCGCTCCCCGGCGTCCTCCAGTCCTCGCAGGGACCGCTCGTCCGCCTGGAAGTCCTCGGCGCCGAGGTCGACTCCGTGCTGACCGCCGCCCTCGCCCTCGGCTGCTCCGTCCACGAGGTCCGACGGACGGAGCACGCCGCGTGA
- a CDS encoding AMP-binding protein: MRERTLGAALRAQVSARTALICGDTALSYADLDREADRVARHLSTGERVAYLGKESPHYYELLFGCSRSGAVLVPINWRLTAAEVGHVVEDSGATVVFADQSCAKAVPDLPVVWLEDFEVWKAHAPQGNPVASGPDDAVVQLYTSGTTGLPKGVVLGQHGFFEVCAALRDNGLDWLDWRSEDISLVGVPGFHIGGLWWAVQGLVAGITNVIMPAFTPGEAVRLVREHGVTITCVVPAMLRLMLDERRPLTQLRKIVYGGSPISEALLARCLDEVGCELAQIYGLTETGNTAVCLPPSEHVPGGARMQAAGRPYPGFAVEIRDREGNPLPVGEVGEVWLRSPATMLEYWNNPAATEESLVDGWLRTGDAGHVDEEGYVFLRDRIKDMIIVAGENVYPAEIEGVLAGHPAVADAAVIGVPDERWGEAVHAFVVTEEKVTARELMVFLQGKLASFKLPLRYEFVEAIPRNPSGKVLRRVLRDRFWRDRERQVN, encoded by the coding sequence GTGCGTGAGCGAACCCTGGGTGCCGCCCTGCGCGCGCAGGTGTCCGCGCGCACCGCGCTGATCTGCGGGGACACCGCGTTGTCCTATGCGGACCTCGACCGGGAGGCGGATCGCGTCGCGCGCCACCTGAGCACCGGTGAGCGGGTCGCCTACCTGGGCAAGGAGTCCCCGCACTACTACGAGCTGCTGTTCGGGTGCTCGCGGTCGGGCGCGGTGCTCGTCCCGATCAACTGGCGGCTCACCGCCGCGGAGGTCGGGCACGTCGTCGAGGACTCCGGCGCGACCGTGGTCTTCGCCGATCAGAGCTGCGCCAAGGCCGTCCCGGATCTGCCCGTCGTGTGGCTCGAGGACTTCGAGGTGTGGAAGGCCCACGCACCTCAGGGGAATCCCGTCGCGTCGGGGCCGGACGACGCGGTGGTGCAGCTCTACACGAGTGGCACCACCGGCCTGCCCAAGGGTGTCGTGCTCGGTCAGCACGGCTTCTTCGAGGTGTGCGCGGCGTTGCGGGACAACGGCCTCGACTGGCTGGACTGGCGCTCCGAGGACATCAGTCTCGTCGGTGTACCCGGGTTCCACATCGGCGGGCTGTGGTGGGCGGTGCAGGGGTTGGTCGCGGGCATCACCAACGTGATCATGCCCGCGTTCACCCCGGGCGAGGCCGTGCGGCTCGTGCGCGAGCACGGCGTGACGATCACCTGCGTCGTGCCCGCGATGTTGCGGCTGATGCTCGACGAACGCCGGCCGCTGACCCAGCTCCGCAAGATCGTTTACGGCGGCTCGCCGATCTCCGAGGCATTGCTGGCGCGATGCCTCGACGAGGTCGGCTGTGAGCTGGCGCAGATCTACGGGCTCACCGAGACCGGCAACACCGCCGTCTGCCTGCCGCCTTCGGAGCACGTGCCGGGAGGCGCGCGCATGCAGGCGGCAGGACGGCCCTATCCCGGCTTCGCGGTGGAGATCCGGGACCGCGAAGGGAACCCGCTCCCCGTGGGCGAGGTGGGCGAGGTGTGGCTGCGCAGCCCGGCGACCATGCTGGAGTACTGGAACAACCCGGCGGCCACGGAAGAGTCCCTTGTGGACGGATGGCTGCGCACCGGTGACGCGGGCCATGTGGACGAGGAGGGATATGTCTTCCTCCGCGACCGCATCAAGGACATGATCATCGTGGCGGGGGAGAACGTGTACCCGGCCGAGATCGAGGGCGTGCTCGCCGGGCACCCCGCGGTGGCCGACGCGGCGGTGATCGGTGTTCCGGACGAGCGGTGGGGCGAGGCGGTGCACGCCTTCGTCGTCACCGAGGAGAAGGTGACGGCGCGGGAGCTGATGGTCTTCCTCCAGGGCAAGCTGGCCTCGTTCAAGCTGCCGTTGCGCTACGAGTTCGTTGAGGCGATCCCGCGCAACCCGAGCGGGAAGGTGCTCCGCCGAGTGCTGCGGGACCGGTTCTGGCGCGACCGGGAGCGGCAGGTCAACTGA
- the scoE gene encoding (3R)-3-[(carboxymethyl)amino]fatty acid oxygenase/decarboxylase, producing the protein MLDPASGSSAAGKAMGVTVTGFDAATASDTDIRTIADAVYRDKIVLLKGQDLSPREFLDLGARFGEPVTYYQPMYRHPDLPEIFVSASEDPLAGSSIRTVGGYGVPKTGKFWHADYQFMPEPFSITLIHPQVVPSRNRGTYFIDMGKAYQRLPDDLREAIAGTTSFHSARRYFKIRPEDVYRPIWEVMEDIERETPPVAQPTVFEHPVTGEAVLFISEGFTYAIEGAEDGVLQRLLHETGQLDPDCAHPNIHLQTYEHGDLLIWDNRSLIHRALHTATPEPTVSHRVTVVDEHKLYARAL; encoded by the coding sequence ATGCTCGACCCCGCAAGCGGGTCTTCGGCGGCCGGGAAGGCCATGGGTGTCACGGTGACCGGGTTCGACGCCGCCACCGCGAGCGACACCGACATCAGGACGATCGCCGACGCGGTCTACCGGGACAAGATCGTGCTGCTCAAGGGCCAGGACCTGAGCCCGCGCGAGTTCCTGGACCTGGGCGCCCGCTTCGGTGAGCCGGTCACCTACTACCAGCCGATGTACCGGCACCCGGACCTGCCGGAGATCTTCGTCTCCGCTTCCGAAGATCCGCTCGCGGGGTCGAGCATCAGAACTGTGGGCGGCTACGGGGTGCCGAAGACCGGGAAGTTCTGGCACGCCGACTACCAGTTCATGCCGGAGCCGTTCAGCATCACGCTGATCCACCCGCAGGTGGTGCCGAGCAGGAACCGCGGCACCTACTTCATCGACATGGGCAAGGCGTACCAGCGCTTACCCGATGACCTGCGCGAGGCGATCGCGGGCACGACGAGCTTCCACAGCGCGCGCCGGTACTTCAAGATCCGGCCCGAAGACGTCTACCGGCCGATCTGGGAGGTCATGGAGGACATCGAGCGCGAGACCCCGCCGGTCGCGCAGCCGACGGTCTTCGAGCACCCGGTCACCGGCGAGGCCGTCCTGTTCATCAGCGAGGGATTCACCTACGCCATCGAAGGTGCCGAAGACGGTGTCCTGCAACGGCTCCTGCACGAGACCGGGCAGCTCGACCCGGACTGCGCGCACCCGAACATCCACCTCCAGACCTACGAGCACGGCGACCTGCTGATCTGGGACAACCGCAGCCTGATCCACCGCGCGCTGCACACGGCGACCCCGGAACCCACGGTCTCCCACCGGGTCACGGTGGTGGACGAGCACAAGCTGTACGCGCGGGCGCTGTGA